From the Labrus mixtus chromosome 17, fLabMix1.1, whole genome shotgun sequence genome, one window contains:
- the pnx gene encoding homeobox protein pnx, with protein sequence MQPAHKLPLSHRTPFSVRDILDPTKFTGRRSCAEDAEATGAFPPRLEPRKELHPHAGGSSDSEEDEVEEGGASCSVKSKAKRRRVRTAFTLQQLQVLERSFHRCHYLSVLERHAIASALRLSETQVKIWFQNRRTKWKKERLQGAEPEEEQSFFSPPPRLCSSLTFSPLFCQQRAPLHVFTPLPMLPYQRFYA encoded by the exons ATGCAGCCTGCACACAAACTCCCTCTGAGCCACAGGACGCCGTTTTCCGTGCGGGACATCCTGGACCCGACCAAGTTTACCGGGAGGAGAAGCTGCGCGGAGGATGCAGAGGCAACAG GAGCTTTTCCTCCGAGACTTGAACCCAGAAAGGAGCTTCATCCTCATGCAGGCGGGAGCAGCGACTCTGAGGAggacgaggtggaggagggaggggcttCATGTTCAGTGAAGTCAAAAGCAAAACGCCGTCGTGTCCGCACCGCCTTcacgctgcagcagctgcaggtccTCGAACGCAGCTTCCACAGGTGTCACTACCTGTCGGTGCTGGAGCGGCACGCCATCGCCTCGGCGCTGCGCCTCTCAGAGACTCAGGTGAAGATCTGGTTCCAGAACAGACGCACAAAGTGGAAGAAGGAGCGGctgcagggggcggagcctgaggaggagcagagcttcttctctcctcctcctcgtctgtgCTCCTCGCTCACCTTCAGTCCTCTCTTCTGCCAGCAGCGCGCTCCGCTCCACGTGTTCACGCCTCTGCCCATGCTGCCGTATCAGCGTTTTTACGCATGA